In the Acanthopagrus latus isolate v.2019 chromosome 23, fAcaLat1.1, whole genome shotgun sequence genome, one interval contains:
- the LOC119013312 gene encoding neurogenic differentiation factor 2-like isoform X1, with protein MKGATMLTRLFSDPSLLPEVQKYSGWAEDSDGDSTKIKDDDQDTQDDMDGSELRDDSRTQSEHAGEDDEDDGLDEEEDGEDTGGDRPKKRGPKKRKMTPARIERSKLRRTKANARERTRMHDLNSALDNLRKVVPCYSKTQKLSKIETLRLAKNYIWALSEILRSGKRPDLVSYVQTLCKGLSQPTTNLVAGCLQLNSRNFLTEQQCPDGGRYGSGSFSMHSYPYQCARLSSPHCQPGSNSHPLRTHGYCSTYDSLYGGSGSPEYNSPEYEGPLSPPICINGNFSLKHQDSASPENEKGYHYSMHYSGLPGSRSTGAHNLVFGSSGSRSGIHSENVLPYHDMHLHHERAPVYDELNAFFHN; from the exons ATGAAAGG AGCCACAATGTTGACGAGGCTTTTCAGTGACCCCTCACTGCTCCCCGAGGTGCAGAAATACTCTGGCTGGGCGGAGGACAGCGATGGCGACTCCACCAAGATCAAAGACGACGACCAGGACACTCAGGACGACATGGATGGATCTGAACTGAGAGATGACAGCCGGACGCAATCCGAGCATGCTGGGGAAGACGACGAGGACGACGGGttggatgaagaggaagacggagaggaTACAGGAGGAGACAGGCCCAAGAAAAGGGGCCCCAAGAAGCGCAAAATGACCCCGGCCCGGATCGAGCGCTCCAAGTTGCGGCGGACAAAGGCCAACGCACGGGAACGGACCCGCATGCACGACCTGAACTCTGCTCTCGACAATCTGCGTAAAGTGGTGCCCTGCTACTCCAAAACGCAAAAACTGTCCAAAATCGAGACGCTGCGGTTGGCCAAAAACTATATCTGGGCCCTGTCGGAGATATTACGCTCTGGAAAAAGGCCCGACCTCGTGTCCTACGTCCAGACGCTGTGCAAAGGACTGTCCCAGCCTACGACCAACCTGGTGGCGGGTTGCCTGCAGCTTAACTCCCGTAACTTCCTCACCGAGCAGCAGTGTCCGGACGGGGGGAGGTACGGGTCCGGCTCCTTCTCCATGCATTCCTACCCCTACCAGTGTGCGCGTCTCTCCAGCCCTCACTGCCAGCCGGGTTCGAACTCGCATCCGTTGAGGACGCACGGCTACTGCTCGACTTACGATTCTCTGTACGGCGGAAGCGGGTCCCCTGAGTACAACAGCCCCGAGTACGAGGGGCCCCTCAGCCCGCCCATTTGCATCAACGGCAACTTTTCCCTGAAGCACCAAGACTCCGCGTCCCCCGAAAACGAGAAGGGGTACCACTACTCTATGCATTACTCCGGCCTGCCTGGCTCAAGATCCACCGGGGCCCACAACCTGGTGTTTGGCTCCTCGGGGTCCCGGAGCGGCATTCACTCTGAAAACGTCCTGCCTTACCACGACATGCACTTACACCACGAACGGGCCCCCGTGTACGATGAACTGAACGCGTTTTTTCACAATTAA
- the LOC119013312 gene encoding neurogenic differentiation factor 2-like isoform X2, whose protein sequence is MLTRLFSDPSLLPEVQKYSGWAEDSDGDSTKIKDDDQDTQDDMDGSELRDDSRTQSEHAGEDDEDDGLDEEEDGEDTGGDRPKKRGPKKRKMTPARIERSKLRRTKANARERTRMHDLNSALDNLRKVVPCYSKTQKLSKIETLRLAKNYIWALSEILRSGKRPDLVSYVQTLCKGLSQPTTNLVAGCLQLNSRNFLTEQQCPDGGRYGSGSFSMHSYPYQCARLSSPHCQPGSNSHPLRTHGYCSTYDSLYGGSGSPEYNSPEYEGPLSPPICINGNFSLKHQDSASPENEKGYHYSMHYSGLPGSRSTGAHNLVFGSSGSRSGIHSENVLPYHDMHLHHERAPVYDELNAFFHN, encoded by the coding sequence ATGTTGACGAGGCTTTTCAGTGACCCCTCACTGCTCCCCGAGGTGCAGAAATACTCTGGCTGGGCGGAGGACAGCGATGGCGACTCCACCAAGATCAAAGACGACGACCAGGACACTCAGGACGACATGGATGGATCTGAACTGAGAGATGACAGCCGGACGCAATCCGAGCATGCTGGGGAAGACGACGAGGACGACGGGttggatgaagaggaagacggagaggaTACAGGAGGAGACAGGCCCAAGAAAAGGGGCCCCAAGAAGCGCAAAATGACCCCGGCCCGGATCGAGCGCTCCAAGTTGCGGCGGACAAAGGCCAACGCACGGGAACGGACCCGCATGCACGACCTGAACTCTGCTCTCGACAATCTGCGTAAAGTGGTGCCCTGCTACTCCAAAACGCAAAAACTGTCCAAAATCGAGACGCTGCGGTTGGCCAAAAACTATATCTGGGCCCTGTCGGAGATATTACGCTCTGGAAAAAGGCCCGACCTCGTGTCCTACGTCCAGACGCTGTGCAAAGGACTGTCCCAGCCTACGACCAACCTGGTGGCGGGTTGCCTGCAGCTTAACTCCCGTAACTTCCTCACCGAGCAGCAGTGTCCGGACGGGGGGAGGTACGGGTCCGGCTCCTTCTCCATGCATTCCTACCCCTACCAGTGTGCGCGTCTCTCCAGCCCTCACTGCCAGCCGGGTTCGAACTCGCATCCGTTGAGGACGCACGGCTACTGCTCGACTTACGATTCTCTGTACGGCGGAAGCGGGTCCCCTGAGTACAACAGCCCCGAGTACGAGGGGCCCCTCAGCCCGCCCATTTGCATCAACGGCAACTTTTCCCTGAAGCACCAAGACTCCGCGTCCCCCGAAAACGAGAAGGGGTACCACTACTCTATGCATTACTCCGGCCTGCCTGGCTCAAGATCCACCGGGGCCCACAACCTGGTGTTTGGCTCCTCGGGGTCCCGGAGCGGCATTCACTCTGAAAACGTCCTGCCTTACCACGACATGCACTTACACCACGAACGGGCCCCCGTGTACGATGAACTGAACGCGTTTTTTCACAATTAA